A portion of the Micromonospora vinacea genome contains these proteins:
- a CDS encoding sulfotransferase: MKPVRVLYLAGSGRSGSTLVTTVLGQLPGFFAAGELRYLWRRGILENRQCGCGSPVADCPLWTRVRADLTDADPAGIAARLAQRLRLRGLPTLLRRQRRGQPPVVGHPDDTQLARLYASIAEHALAGRPDGVIVDSSKLPPYGALLGSLPGIDLYVLHVVRDPRATAYSWRRRRPLDGPADDQLMSRPPVGKAALLWLVWNTAAVRLWGDRRRAPGRYLRVRYEDFVVDPPGTTARIAGFVGATPDKLPFPTPTTVRLTPTHSVAGNPSRHRTGLVDVVADTEWVTGLPTRAYAVVTGLTAVVLTRFGYPLRRPAATSPAARLAADPAVSPSPATRQEG, translated from the coding sequence GTGAAACCGGTGCGGGTGCTCTACCTCGCCGGCAGTGGTCGCAGTGGCAGCACGCTGGTGACCACTGTGCTGGGACAGTTGCCGGGCTTCTTCGCGGCGGGCGAGCTGCGGTACCTGTGGCGGCGCGGCATCCTGGAGAACCGGCAGTGCGGCTGTGGCTCCCCGGTGGCCGACTGCCCGCTCTGGACCCGGGTGCGCGCCGACCTGACCGATGCCGACCCGGCCGGGATCGCGGCTCGGTTGGCCCAGCGGCTGCGGCTGCGGGGGTTGCCCACACTGCTACGCCGCCAGCGCCGGGGGCAGCCTCCGGTCGTGGGGCACCCCGACGACACGCAGCTGGCCCGGCTCTACGCCTCGATCGCCGAACACGCCCTGGCCGGCCGGCCGGACGGTGTCATCGTCGACTCCTCCAAGCTGCCTCCGTACGGTGCCCTGCTCGGCAGCCTGCCCGGCATCGACCTGTACGTCCTGCACGTGGTGCGCGACCCGCGCGCCACCGCGTACTCCTGGCGTCGCCGGCGCCCCCTGGACGGGCCCGCCGACGACCAGCTGATGAGCCGGCCACCGGTGGGCAAGGCCGCGCTGCTCTGGCTGGTCTGGAACACCGCGGCGGTACGACTGTGGGGCGACCGCCGCCGTGCGCCCGGCCGCTACCTGCGGGTGCGGTACGAGGACTTCGTCGTCGACCCGCCCGGCACCACCGCCCGGATCGCCGGTTTCGTCGGCGCGACCCCCGACAAGCTGCCGTTCCCGACACCGACCACGGTACGGCTCACCCCCACCCACTCGGTGGCCGGCAACCCGTCGCGGCACCGCACCGGGCTGGTCGACGTGGTCGCCGACACCGAGTGGGTGACAGGGCTCCCCACCCGCGCGTACGCAGTGGTGACCGGCCTGACCGCCGTTGTCCTGACCCGGTTCGGCTACCCGTTGCGCCGCCCGGCGGCCACCTCTCCCGCCGCCCGCCTCGCCGCGGACCCGGCCGTCTCCCCGTCACCCGCCACCCGGCAGGAAGGCTGA